The Nonlabens spongiae genome contains a region encoding:
- a CDS encoding M16 family metallopeptidase produces MKLRHLSAFFLSAAVLTGCKDEMPAEPEMAYAASTQEDSNGYSYETFRDDPTGLRLYTLDNGLKVYMGKNEEEPKIQTLIAVRAGSTYDPADNTGLAHYLEHMVFKGTDEIGTTDYEKEKVLIQEISDLYEEHKATQDPEAKKKIYRKIDSVSYEASKISIANEYDKMVSSLGAEGTNAFTSNEQTVYVNKIPSNELDKWLSIESERFSQVVLRLFHTELEAVFEEFNRSQDSDGRKQYEAVLAGLFPSHPYGTQSTIGVAEHLKNPSMEAINAYFDKYYVPNNMAVILVGDIDFDQTIKKVDEAFGHYENQEVTHPTFEDQPELTAPVKTVVKGPTAENIYVAFRTEGKGSDDEVMVTLIDYMLANSQAGLIDLNLNQKQMVQQASSFTNFDNDYGFHLLYGYPKKDQSLDEVRDLLLAQIEKIKKGEFEDWLIEAVVNDLRKSQIQQYENGSATAYAYLDAFIGFQDWPSRLEMLDKMKEITKEDVVAFANETYKNNYVEVHKVQGTDPDIAKVENPGITPIELNRGKESAWLKNFNTMETPSLKPQFVDYKKEIKTTETESGLEFAHIENPSNDLFNLYMILDMGSDHDKQMSLAAGYMDFLGTEKYSPEELKQEFYKLGINSYVNAGPDRTVIGMSGLKENLEPGLELVEHLWDNAVPNQESYDKYVDQIMKNRLDGKTQKGNILFNGLMNYGKYGEDSRLRNIYTEAELRAMDPADLVQKVKDLRNYEHRIFYYGKDKESAIAAVDTHHKIPTDLKSYPEKREYQEQETGGNVYFVDYDMVQSEMVLLAKGEEFDAEQMAATRLFNTYFGSGLSSIVFQEIRESKSLAYSAYSSYQQASEKGKSDYVMAYIGTQANKMPQAIDAMMEIMTEMPEAQEQFDQAKESTLKQIAADRVTKSNIFWTYEGLKKRGISEDNRQKMYDAIKDMTLADLREYFQKNISGEDYNVMVIGNKEDVDMKALSMLGKVQELDVDYLFNYETEDVRM; encoded by the coding sequence ATGAAACTAAGACACTTATCGGCTTTTTTTCTATCAGCTGCGGTACTGACCGGCTGTAAAGATGAAATGCCCGCTGAACCAGAAATGGCTTATGCCGCTTCTACTCAAGAGGACTCTAACGGTTATTCCTACGAGACTTTCAGAGACGATCCTACTGGTCTGAGACTTTACACACTGGACAATGGTTTGAAAGTCTACATGGGTAAAAACGAAGAAGAACCTAAAATTCAGACCCTTATCGCCGTACGCGCAGGCTCTACTTACGACCCTGCAGATAATACAGGACTAGCGCACTACCTAGAGCACATGGTCTTTAAAGGAACTGATGAAATAGGCACGACGGATTATGAGAAAGAAAAAGTATTGATTCAGGAAATTTCTGATCTCTATGAGGAGCACAAGGCGACACAAGATCCTGAAGCAAAGAAAAAAATTTACCGCAAGATCGACAGTGTTTCTTACGAGGCCTCAAAAATCTCCATTGCCAATGAGTATGACAAAATGGTTAGTTCCTTAGGTGCTGAGGGTACTAATGCCTTCACCTCAAACGAGCAAACCGTTTATGTCAACAAAATTCCTAGTAACGAGTTGGACAAGTGGTTGTCTATTGAAAGTGAGCGTTTTAGTCAAGTGGTGTTGCGTTTGTTTCACACAGAACTGGAAGCTGTTTTTGAAGAATTCAACCGAAGCCAAGACAGTGATGGTCGCAAACAATATGAAGCTGTCCTAGCTGGTTTATTCCCTAGTCATCCATATGGAACACAATCCACAATAGGCGTTGCGGAGCATCTCAAGAATCCGTCGATGGAAGCGATCAACGCTTATTTTGATAAGTATTATGTACCCAATAATATGGCTGTAATACTCGTAGGAGATATCGATTTTGATCAAACTATTAAGAAAGTAGATGAGGCCTTCGGTCACTATGAAAATCAAGAAGTAACACATCCTACTTTTGAGGATCAACCTGAGCTGACTGCACCAGTTAAAACGGTAGTAAAGGGGCCAACAGCAGAAAACATCTATGTAGCCTTCAGAACTGAAGGAAAAGGTTCAGATGACGAGGTGATGGTAACCCTGATTGATTATATGCTTGCCAACTCTCAAGCTGGACTAATCGATTTGAATCTTAACCAGAAGCAAATGGTGCAGCAAGCATCATCATTTACAAACTTTGATAACGATTATGGATTTCACTTGCTTTACGGCTACCCTAAAAAAGATCAAAGTCTCGACGAGGTTAGGGATTTATTACTTGCGCAAATAGAAAAGATCAAAAAGGGTGAGTTTGAGGATTGGCTGATTGAGGCTGTAGTAAATGATCTCAGAAAGTCACAAATCCAGCAATATGAAAATGGATCAGCTACGGCTTATGCTTATCTAGATGCATTTATAGGTTTTCAAGACTGGCCCAGCCGTCTGGAAATGCTGGACAAAATGAAGGAAATCACTAAAGAAGACGTGGTAGCATTTGCGAATGAAACGTACAAAAACAATTATGTAGAAGTTCACAAAGTTCAGGGAACAGATCCTGATATCGCAAAAGTCGAGAATCCTGGCATCACACCTATCGAGCTGAATCGTGGTAAAGAGTCTGCGTGGTTGAAGAACTTCAACACGATGGAAACGCCATCTCTCAAACCACAATTTGTAGATTATAAAAAAGAGATCAAGACTACTGAGACAGAGTCGGGTCTTGAATTTGCCCACATCGAGAATCCATCTAATGACTTATTCAATTTATATATGATCTTAGATATGGGAAGTGACCACGATAAGCAAATGAGCCTCGCTGCTGGTTACATGGATTTCTTGGGAACTGAAAAGTATTCTCCAGAAGAACTAAAGCAGGAATTTTACAAATTAGGTATCAATTCTTACGTGAATGCAGGTCCAGACCGCACCGTGATCGGTATGTCAGGTTTAAAGGAAAATCTTGAGCCAGGTCTTGAATTAGTAGAGCACTTATGGGATAATGCTGTTCCTAATCAAGAATCTTACGATAAATACGTTGATCAAATCATGAAGAATCGATTGGATGGTAAAACTCAAAAAGGAAACATTCTTTTTAACGGTTTGATGAACTATGGAAAATATGGCGAAGATTCCAGATTGAGAAACATATATACCGAAGCTGAGCTGCGCGCCATGGATCCTGCTGATCTTGTCCAAAAAGTGAAAGATCTGAGAAATTATGAACACCGCATCTTCTATTATGGAAAAGATAAAGAAAGCGCCATAGCTGCTGTAGACACCCATCATAAGATACCTACTGATCTCAAATCGTATCCTGAAAAGCGTGAATATCAAGAACAAGAAACAGGTGGCAACGTATACTTTGTAGACTACGACATGGTTCAGAGCGAGATGGTATTGCTTGCCAAAGGAGAAGAGTTTGATGCTGAGCAAATGGCTGCAACTAGATTGTTCAATACCTACTTCGGTAGTGGACTTTCATCCATCGTATTTCAAGAGATCAGGGAGTCTAAATCACTTGCCTACTCTGCTTACTCTTCTTATCAACAGGCTTCAGAAAAAGGGAAAAGCGATTACGTTATGGCCTACATAGGAACTCAGGCTAACAAAATGCCCCAAGCCATTGATGCGATGATGGAAATCATGACAGAGATGCCAGAAGCTCAAGAACAATTTGATCAGGCAAAAGAAAGTACTCTAAAGCAAATTGCTGCAGATCGAGTGACTAAATCAAATATTTTCTGGACTTATGAAGGCTTGAAGAAAAGAGGAATTTCTGAGGACAATCGTCAAAAAATGTACGATGCCATTAAGGACATGACCTTAGCTGACCTGAGAGAATATTTTCAGAAAAACATCAGCGGTGAGGATTATAACGTAATGGTTATAGGTAATAAGGAAGATGTAGACATGAAGGCTTTGAGCATGTTAGGGAAAGTTCAAGAGCTTGATGTGGACTACCTTTTCAACTATGAGACAGAAGATGTGAGAATGTAA
- the yiaA gene encoding inner membrane protein YiaA: METHEIFEKNKPEVKSTFDGKPTPAFISASWVALITGMVSYCIGLWNATMELNEKGYYFTILLFGLFSVISVQKSVRDKQEGLAVTDLYYGISWFATLASIVLLTIGLWNADLWLSEKGFYAMSFLLSLFAAIAVQKNTRDVKFIEQQKNDG; this comes from the coding sequence ATGGAAACGCATGAAATTTTTGAAAAGAACAAGCCGGAAGTAAAATCAACGTTTGACGGGAAGCCTACACCCGCGTTCATCAGTGCATCATGGGTGGCATTAATAACAGGAATGGTCTCCTATTGTATAGGGTTGTGGAACGCCACCATGGAACTGAATGAAAAAGGGTACTACTTTACGATTTTGTTATTTGGGCTGTTTTCGGTGATCTCTGTACAAAAATCGGTACGCGATAAACAAGAGGGTCTTGCCGTGACTGATTTATACTATGGTATAAGCTGGTTTGCTACGCTCGCATCGATTGTATTGCTTACTATAGGCTTATGGAATGCAGATTTATGGCTGAGTGAGAAAGGCTTCTATGCGATGTCCTTTTTGTTGAGTTTGTTTGCTGCAATTGCCGTTCAGAAAAACACCAGGGATGTCAAATTTATTGAACAACAGAAAAACGATGGTTAA
- the dprA gene encoding DNA-processing protein DprA: MKKSLEALGRNNAFSKAKLKKSYYYHMNPTELLSLLALKKAPLVGDILAKKLIREFGSASAVFEQDKPSIAALEGMGDKKASFIENKTFLFKKAEKELEFIEKHRIKYRVYYNDDYSKRLQYCPDGPIIYFEKGKIELDNPYVLSIVGTRQITTNAAAFLEKFISEIAPLNPIIVSGYAYGVDILAHKLAIENKLQTVAVLAHGLNQTYPRNHEAYNEQMMENGGFISDFWHSDSFDRKNFLGRNRIIAGLSEATVVIESASKGGSLVTADLASDYNREVFAVPGRVNDKYSIGCNELIKQAKAHMLTKTEDIAYILGWEKKQDIAIQKQLFVELNDEEKQVFKYLKKADKELLDIIAMDLQMPVHKVASMLMGMELKGVVKPLPGKLFTLA; encoded by the coding sequence ATGAAAAAGTCCTTAGAAGCTTTAGGGAGGAATAACGCTTTCTCGAAAGCGAAACTCAAAAAAAGCTATTACTATCACATGAACCCAACCGAGCTCCTCTCCCTTCTCGCACTGAAAAAAGCACCACTAGTAGGTGACATTCTAGCTAAAAAGCTCATCAGGGAATTCGGGAGTGCGAGTGCTGTTTTTGAACAGGACAAGCCATCCATCGCAGCGCTCGAGGGAATGGGCGATAAGAAAGCCTCGTTCATTGAGAATAAGACATTTCTATTTAAAAAAGCTGAAAAGGAACTGGAATTCATTGAGAAGCACCGCATAAAATACAGAGTTTATTATAACGATGACTACTCTAAAAGACTTCAATACTGTCCAGACGGGCCCATCATCTATTTTGAGAAAGGGAAAATTGAGCTGGACAATCCATATGTCTTGAGTATTGTAGGCACACGCCAGATCACCACAAACGCTGCGGCTTTCTTAGAGAAATTCATCAGTGAGATCGCTCCTCTCAATCCCATTATCGTGAGTGGCTACGCTTATGGTGTAGACATCCTGGCTCATAAACTAGCAATAGAAAATAAGCTACAGACTGTTGCCGTTTTGGCTCACGGTCTCAATCAAACCTACCCGCGCAATCACGAGGCCTACAATGAGCAGATGATGGAAAATGGTGGTTTTATCTCAGACTTCTGGCACTCTGACTCCTTTGATCGCAAGAACTTTTTGGGACGCAACCGCATCATCGCGGGTTTAAGCGAAGCAACTGTGGTCATAGAAAGTGCGTCAAAAGGTGGTTCACTGGTCACGGCTGATCTAGCAAGTGATTACAACCGCGAGGTTTTTGCCGTACCAGGCCGGGTAAACGATAAATATTCCATAGGCTGCAATGAGTTGATCAAACAAGCCAAGGCCCACATGCTCACTAAAACCGAAGACATCGCCTATATCTTGGGTTGGGAAAAAAAGCAAGACATCGCTATCCAGAAACAACTCTTCGTAGAACTTAACGACGAGGAAAAACAAGTTTTCAAATACCTAAAAAAGGCAGATAAGGAACTGCTGGACATCATCGCGATGGATTTGCAAATGCCGGTCCACAAAGTAGCTTCCATGCTTATGGGAATGGAACTCAAGGGTGTGGTAAAGCCGCTGCCGGGTAAACTTTTTACCCTGGCTTAA
- a CDS encoding O-antigen ligase family protein, which translates to MNFLLNKDRVVNLRFLLLGCSIFIFLAFSLLYTEDFEYGVKKVTTSLPLVVVPLSLSLWTPKLIAAFKVFINKFLFVYVLSVLLLSLITIYQFRDTLWSTDLFRQSLLKNNLFVGMEALYYSFHLALALMVLVHLFWSSLKFWRQLLLVVLMCALAPILISLSFKSAILSFLVAFGLYSLKINHYKVWTLFAAALTIIVGLISFSKDFNQRFADLFFVKDSSEIEYAEIKKTIQVCAIELAPEAGLFGYGVGDGKQKLIDCYKGKNQTLALNSYNSHNQYIGLYLKIGFLGLLVFAIYLFSLLYTGLTQKNHLGTSILIFIGIFMLAENIIEREQGVYYFALFLGFLFLNNFKIPKKYDMILSHEKVLRSFREE; encoded by the coding sequence TTGAACTTTTTATTAAACAAAGATCGAGTAGTCAATCTACGGTTTTTGCTGTTGGGATGCTCAATTTTTATTTTTCTCGCATTCAGTTTATTATATACAGAAGATTTTGAATACGGCGTCAAAAAGGTAACCACCAGCTTGCCACTAGTTGTTGTACCATTAAGTTTATCCTTGTGGACGCCTAAACTTATCGCAGCATTTAAAGTTTTTATCAATAAGTTTCTATTTGTCTATGTGCTTTCTGTTCTGTTACTCAGCTTGATTACTATCTATCAATTTAGAGATACACTCTGGTCGACAGATTTATTTAGACAGAGCTTGCTTAAAAACAATCTTTTCGTTGGGATGGAGGCCTTGTACTATAGCTTTCATCTTGCCCTCGCTTTGATGGTATTGGTACATTTATTTTGGTCTAGTCTTAAATTTTGGCGACAGCTTTTATTGGTTGTTTTAATGTGCGCCCTTGCACCTATATTGATTTCTCTATCTTTTAAGTCAGCAATTCTGTCTTTCTTGGTAGCCTTTGGTCTTTACTCACTTAAAATTAATCATTATAAGGTTTGGACTCTATTTGCAGCTGCCTTAACCATTATAGTAGGCTTGATTTCATTTTCTAAAGATTTTAATCAAAGATTTGCTGATCTATTTTTTGTTAAGGACTCATCAGAAATTGAATATGCAGAAATCAAAAAGACCATTCAGGTCTGTGCTATAGAACTGGCTCCTGAGGCAGGTCTATTCGGTTATGGTGTGGGAGATGGAAAACAGAAGCTTATAGACTGTTATAAAGGTAAAAATCAAACACTGGCATTAAATTCCTACAATTCACATAATCAATACATAGGGCTTTATCTCAAAATAGGCTTCTTAGGTCTTCTTGTCTTTGCAATATACCTTTTTTCCTTACTCTATACTGGATTGACTCAAAAAAACCACTTAGGTACAAGTATTCTCATATTTATAGGTATTTTCATGTTGGCAGAAAATATTATCGAACGAGAACAAGGAGTTTATTACTTTGCGTTGTTTCTGGGCTTTCTGTTTCTCAACAATTTTAAGATTCCAAAAAAATATGATATGATTCTGTCTCATGAAAAAGTCCTTAGAAGCTTTAGGGAGGAATAA
- a CDS encoding glycosyltransferase, which yields MEKLKVLHVIEALGGGVYSYFTDLSHVMGADNRLEVFIAYSNKRKEINPDDVSKDFQPNCKLILLDLVKEINPLKDLQGYLEIKKCIKRVRPHVVHFHSSKAGILGRLAIRSFKSTPSFYTPHGYAFLRKDVSDKKSKFFRALEKNFAKFSKTKTIACGDTEFEIAKKFEESPYLIRNGIRLELMPEKIERTNSKRLIVGTLGRISPQKNPKLINQYISLSPEIDFLWIGDGELSGLLTSPNIKKTGWFTDRTKALPHMLKLDIFIQVSLWEGLPIAMIEAMAMGLPVIASNVIGNKDLVDHGKTGFLVDNDNDYLIALNTLKDQKIRFEMGKAAKKKVRELYNCNKNFKQLADLYIDAVSNI from the coding sequence GTGGAAAAATTAAAAGTACTTCACGTTATAGAAGCCTTGGGCGGCGGTGTATACAGCTATTTTACTGATCTTTCTCATGTTATGGGAGCTGACAATAGGCTGGAAGTATTCATTGCCTACAGTAACAAACGTAAGGAGATCAATCCTGATGATGTATCAAAAGACTTTCAACCTAATTGTAAGCTTATCTTACTCGATCTGGTCAAGGAAATCAATCCTTTAAAAGACTTGCAGGGGTACCTAGAAATAAAAAAGTGTATAAAGAGAGTCCGGCCGCATGTAGTACATTTTCATAGCAGCAAGGCAGGTATTTTAGGCCGCTTGGCCATAAGATCATTTAAAAGCACACCATCCTTTTACACACCTCATGGTTATGCATTTCTCAGAAAAGACGTGAGCGATAAAAAGAGTAAGTTTTTCAGAGCTCTTGAAAAGAACTTTGCAAAATTTTCAAAAACCAAGACTATCGCTTGTGGAGATACTGAGTTTGAAATAGCAAAAAAGTTTGAGGAGTCGCCATACTTAATAAGAAATGGCATCAGGCTGGAATTAATGCCTGAAAAGATTGAACGAACAAATTCAAAGCGTTTAATTGTTGGAACTTTGGGTCGTATTAGTCCCCAAAAAAACCCTAAACTTATTAATCAATATATTTCTTTATCCCCTGAAATCGATTTTTTATGGATTGGTGACGGTGAATTAAGTGGCTTACTTACATCTCCTAATATTAAAAAAACTGGGTGGTTTACTGATAGAACAAAAGCCTTACCTCACATGTTGAAACTCGATATATTTATACAAGTATCTCTGTGGGAAGGGTTACCTATAGCTATGATTGAGGCCATGGCCATGGGTCTGCCGGTCATTGCGTCTAATGTGATAGGCAATAAAGATCTGGTTGATCATGGTAAAACTGGGTTTTTAGTTGACAATGATAATGATTACCTTATAGCTTTGAATACTTTGAAGGATCAGAAGATTAGATTTGAGATGGGTAAAGCTGCTAAGAAAAAAGTTAGAGAGCTATATAATTGTAATAAAAACTTCAAGCAATTGGCTGATCTTTATATAGACGCTGTTTCAAATATATAG
- a CDS encoding O-antigen ligase family protein gives MLEKVRSFLADRYDIIIAVLASLLVFRKVGTPLLILFIAMHLLFIRKFAFTRENLKLLLIISIPFLLDILYIWNNDSIIEGFKHLEKRSSLLLLPLVILGYFKQIKLRRILKYYSCIFLLILNVLLLRFTIIKTDHVNKYINGKHLWEMGYEFANSTTVHAPALNMHVAFLVCTLFYLLITSSLRNVTFSLAVKVVMFLNSIAILLIINTRLAIVLAFVGLLSSTIFELSKKTSLRKIAFTSICVTIFSALGFYAFAKAFPYTEKKFTQVAFAHMDKVNKLDEIDRPEITVYSSLVTRVSIWNTALERAKRDIWLGVGAADGKDELNQAYIDTNQKFLAKYRFPTHNQYIDFLLKFGVLGLLGTITFMLLILYLGVKLKNSLIIFFFILFAASNLTDDFLIRYDGITFSALWLSIFSSIYLKQRLYKDQPIA, from the coding sequence ATGCTTGAAAAAGTAAGGAGCTTTCTGGCTGACAGATATGATATTATAATTGCAGTACTTGCATCACTTTTAGTCTTCAGAAAGGTAGGAACACCTCTTTTGATTTTGTTCATAGCCATGCATTTGCTATTCATAAGAAAGTTTGCTTTCACAAGAGAGAATCTCAAGCTTCTCTTGATTATTTCAATACCTTTTTTGCTCGACATCCTGTATATTTGGAACAACGATAGTATTATAGAAGGTTTTAAACATTTAGAGAAACGCTCGAGTCTACTGTTGTTACCTCTCGTGATCCTCGGTTACTTCAAGCAAATTAAATTACGTAGAATTCTCAAATATTATTCCTGTATTTTCCTACTTATCTTGAATGTGCTTCTCTTAAGATTCACAATAATCAAAACAGATCATGTAAACAAATACATCAACGGTAAACACCTGTGGGAAATGGGCTACGAATTTGCCAATAGCACCACCGTTCACGCTCCTGCATTGAATATGCATGTCGCATTTCTCGTCTGTACGCTATTTTATCTATTGATAACTTCTTCATTAAGAAATGTAACTTTTTCTTTGGCGGTTAAGGTCGTAATGTTCTTAAATTCCATAGCTATACTTCTTATAATCAACACACGACTTGCAATTGTTTTGGCTTTTGTAGGCCTGCTTTCCAGCACTATTTTCGAGTTATCAAAAAAAACATCCCTTCGGAAGATTGCTTTTACAAGCATTTGCGTAACTATATTTTCAGCATTAGGTTTTTACGCTTTCGCGAAAGCGTTCCCGTACACAGAGAAGAAATTTACTCAAGTTGCATTTGCTCATATGGATAAAGTAAATAAGCTTGATGAAATTGATAGGCCGGAGATAACAGTTTATAGTAGTCTAGTTACACGTGTAAGTATATGGAATACCGCTTTAGAGAGAGCTAAGAGAGATATTTGGCTAGGAGTAGGTGCGGCTGATGGGAAAGATGAACTTAATCAAGCATATATAGATACGAATCAAAAGTTTCTGGCTAAATACCGTTTTCCTACTCACAATCAATATATAGATTTTCTACTCAAATTTGGAGTTTTGGGTTTGCTGGGGACTATAACATTCATGCTTTTGATCTTATATTTAGGTGTTAAGCTTAAGAATAGTCTGATCATATTTTTCTTTATCCTTTTTGCGGCATCTAATTTGACTGATGACTTTTTAATCAGATATGACGGTATAACCTTTAGTGCATTGTGGTTAAGTATTTTCTCATCTATATATTTGAAACAGCGTCTATATAAAGATCAGCCAATTGCTTGA
- a CDS encoding GNAT family N-acetyltransferase — protein sequence MIQKLEWDSDFFGIDVANWQIPENAKLSSADIEFNLKSFDLIYLISSKPLEMLNKHLVDVKTTYTQKIDTNDLNKKNTGRQFIVFDKFNHNVDDLLKIVLESGEYSRFKRDDKFAKGKFESMYSQWMQNGIEERENSRIYVLLSDEKDIDGFIQIKVKPKKKVIIELIAVAPHARGQGVASRLLQNTIKLTQDKNLSSLEVVTQDQNIAATNLYVKNGFRLQKKEYIYHLWKS from the coding sequence ATGATTCAAAAGTTAGAATGGGATAGTGATTTTTTTGGGATTGATGTTGCAAATTGGCAAATTCCAGAAAATGCTAAATTGAGTAGTGCCGATATCGAATTCAATCTAAAGTCTTTTGATCTGATATATTTAATCTCTAGCAAACCTTTAGAGATGCTGAATAAACATCTAGTTGATGTAAAAACTACGTATACTCAGAAAATTGATACAAATGATCTAAATAAAAAAAATACAGGAAGACAGTTTATTGTTTTCGACAAGTTCAATCATAATGTTGATGATCTATTAAAAATAGTTTTGGAAAGTGGTGAATACTCAAGATTCAAAAGGGATGACAAGTTTGCTAAGGGTAAATTTGAAAGCATGTATTCGCAATGGATGCAAAATGGAATTGAAGAGAGAGAAAATTCAAGAATTTATGTTTTATTGAGCGATGAAAAGGATATCGATGGGTTTATACAAATTAAAGTTAAACCTAAAAAAAAGGTCATTATTGAATTAATTGCGGTTGCTCCACATGCCAGAGGGCAAGGCGTGGCAAGTCGCTTACTTCAAAACACAATAAAATTAACTCAGGATAAGAATCTTTCATCGCTAGAAGTCGTTACACAAGATCAGAATATAGCAGCAACTAATTTGTATGTTAAGAATGGCTTCAGGTTGCAGAAAAAAGAATATATATACCATCTATGGAAAAGCTAA
- the rffA gene encoding dTDP-4-amino-4,6-dideoxygalactose transaminase, whose amino-acid sequence MEKLIPFNKPHFTGNETVYIKNAVESGKISGDGIYTKKCHEFFESLMEFNKSLLTTSCTDALEMAAILIGIEPGDEVIIPSYTFVSTANAFILRGAIIRFIDSREDQPGMDERSIESLINEKTKAIVPVHYAGVACDMDLIMDIAERHDLYVIEDAAQAIDSFFTYRNGKKARLGSIGHLAAFSFHETKNIISGEGGLLVVNDQKFATRAEIIREKGTNRSAFFRGEVDKYGWVDKGSSFLPSDIIAAFLYAQLENLESIQNKRLEIWNRYDHSFHHMKGFESIFSKPIIPNYATNNGHMYYLICRCKSIRKRLLTHLKRRNILAVFHYLSLHNSKFYRAKHDGRELPNADKFSDCLVRLPFYPDLTREQQNKVIDAIGDFVNEFH is encoded by the coding sequence ATGGAAAAGCTAATACCATTCAATAAACCACATTTTACTGGGAATGAAACAGTTTACATTAAAAATGCGGTTGAATCTGGCAAAATTTCTGGAGATGGAATCTACACGAAGAAATGCCATGAATTTTTTGAAAGTTTGATGGAATTCAATAAGTCATTGCTGACCACATCTTGCACGGATGCTCTGGAGATGGCGGCAATTTTAATTGGTATCGAGCCAGGTGATGAGGTAATCATCCCATCTTACACTTTTGTCTCTACTGCTAATGCCTTTATATTAAGAGGAGCCATTATTAGGTTTATAGATAGTAGGGAAGATCAACCTGGCATGGATGAGCGCTCCATAGAGAGCCTCATAAATGAGAAAACTAAAGCCATTGTTCCCGTCCACTACGCTGGTGTGGCCTGTGATATGGATCTAATTATGGATATAGCAGAAAGGCACGATCTTTACGTAATAGAAGATGCGGCTCAAGCTATCGATAGTTTTTTTACCTACAGAAATGGTAAAAAAGCTAGACTAGGCTCAATCGGCCATCTTGCCGCATTTAGCTTTCATGAAACAAAAAATATTATCTCTGGTGAGGGAGGTTTACTTGTGGTTAATGATCAAAAATTTGCTACCCGAGCTGAAATAATCAGAGAAAAAGGAACCAATCGTTCTGCATTCTTCAGAGGAGAGGTGGATAAATACGGTTGGGTCGACAAGGGCAGCTCTTTCCTTCCATCAGATATAATTGCGGCTTTTTTATATGCACAGTTGGAAAACTTGGAATCGATTCAAAACAAACGTCTCGAAATTTGGAATAGATATGATCATTCATTCCATCACATGAAAGGTTTTGAAAGTATTTTTTCAAAACCAATTATTCCAAATTATGCGACAAACAATGGTCACATGTACTATTTGATTTGTCGTTGCAAAAGCATTAGAAAACGCTTATTAACGCACTTAAAGCGAAGAAATATTCTAGCAGTCTTTCATTATCTGTCTCTGCACAACAGCAAATTTTATAGAGCAAAACATGACGGAAGGGAGCTTCCCAACGCTGATAAATTCTCAGATTGTTTAGTTAGATTGCCCTTTTATCCCGACTTGACTAGAGAGCAGCAAAATAAGGTTATAGACGCTATAGGAGATTTCGTTAATGAATTTCATTAA